The window GTTCATAGAAGAGGCCACGAAAGCGGAATTCTGAAGAAAGATAGTCTCCTTATCCAGGTAGACATGGGCCATGTCGCCTGGTGCTGCCGGAGCAATGGACATTTCACCGTCCGAATGCTCTGCGGTGAACTCATTGATAAACAAGGACTCACCAGTGAGAAAACGGCTGAATCCCCCTTTGAATTTGGTTTTCATGGAAATATGCGTATCCATAGTTGCCATAGCCGAGGCCTCCACCTTTAGGGTCTTTCCGCCGGGAATGGTGACGGTCAGGAAGGCAAAGTCGCGCTGGCATTCGAGTTTGAACGGAAAATCTGTTCGTTTTGTCTCCATGATAATCTCCTGACGAGTCTTAACGGGGTTTGAGGGAGGGGCCAAGGGCATGGCCGAATGAGCTTGGATTATGGGACTGGCACCAGACCGTGCCGTTCCCCTTGAACTTGCAGACCAGGCCTTCTCCGCCAAGGAAGGAGGATGCCCAGCTTTTTCCGGCCTTGGTCAGGGTGAAGTCCAGGGTTTCGTTAAAGGCCACGATATGGCCGGTATCGACAATGTATTCGCCCTTGACCTTGACCGGGTAGATCGCACCAAAGGAGTTGATCAGCACCTTGCCTTTGCCGCTGATATTGAGCCAGAACATACCTTCGCCGGAGAACATCGATTTGAACCCTTGCCAGCCGAGATCAATCTCCACACCTTCAGAAGACGCGACATAGGAACCGCTCTGTACAATCAGGCGTTCGTTATCCAATTCATAGGCCATCATGTCACCGGGTAGGGCTGTGCCGAGAAAGACTTTGCCTTTTTTTTCTCCGGCCGTAAAATGGTTGAGAAAAAAGCTCTCCCCAGAGACCATGCGCTTGAGTGCCTTGACAATGCCACCGCTCTCTTTTTTATGGGTGGTTGTTGTGATATCCACATCTCCACTCATGGTGATCATGGCGCCGCCCTCTGCGGTCAGGACCTCTCCTGGCTGCAGGGTGACAAGGGCAGCTGAACATCCGGGCCTGTAATGTATTTTAATATCCACGTTCTGCTCCCTGTTAAAAGCTTCGGTTCAGCCAGCTGGCCAGCCCTGAGATGCTGCGGGTCTGGATGACTATTTTGCCGGTGCCAGTCACACGGGTCACCAACCCTTCACCACTGAAGAGGCTGGAGAAGATGCCACCGGCCATCTGAATCTTTAGTTGCATCTGCGGTTCATAGCCCACCAAATGACTGGTATCCACGATGTATTCTCCGTCGATTTGCCGTTCCAGCAGGCCACCATAGGCCCCGAACCAGACCGTGCCGGTCCCGGAAACCTGGAGTTTGAACAGTCCTTCGCGGGCAATCAAGGACGCGAATCCGGCCCATTTGACTCCCAGTTTGATTCCTGGTGTAGAGCAGATATAGGCTCCGGGTTGGAGGCAGTAGCTCTCACCGTTCAGTTCCAGGGTTCGGATGTCTCCAGGGGTGGCCTGGGTTAAGGTTACCCGCTTAACTCCTTTGGTATTATTGGTAAAGGTATTGACGAACAGGCTTTCTCCGCCAAGAAATTTCTTGCACAGGGCGGAAAAGATGTTCCCGTTCAGCCCGGCTTTCATGTCCAGGTCCGCATCCATGCTAGCCATAGCGTCGGATTCCGCAATAATGCTCTCGCCCGGCTCAAGATCCACATGTCCGTAGGTAAAGACCGGTTGTCCTGCAAATTTTGTTTTCATGCCGCTTCTTCTTTTGGTGTTATGGATTCGGGCCACCGTTGCTCCCGCTGTCCTGCTCCGGGCGGTGCGCCTTTCTGACTGCTGCCTCTACTTCCTGTTTCACCTGTTTGTAATCAATCTGCAATGTATGTCCTTGCAGTGTTTTGCCTTCCTTCTGCCAGAGTGCGTTCAAGACCTGAATTCGCTCCTCGGTTTCCGGGTGGGTGCTCAGAAAACTGAGGTTTTCCTCAATGGTCTTTTGTAAAACGTTCTGCTCCTTTTTCAAGGTTTGGAAAAAACTGATCATGCCGTGGGGATTGATTTTGGCCCGTTTCAGGAGCTCCCAGCCGCTATGGTCCGCTTCCAGTTCAAAGGCACGGCTGTTTTTCAAGCTAGAGAGATCGCCGCCCAGTTCACTCAAGGTGGCAAGCAGGGCCGAGGCATCACCGAAAATCGCCTGGACGAGCAGGACGGTTCCTGTCCGATTGACCAATCCTCTGATATGATGGCGTTGGGTTACATGGCTGATCTCGTGGGCCAGCACGCCTGCGACCTCCTCTGCCGAGGTCGCATTGAGGAGCAGGCCGGAATGGATTACCACCCGACCACCGGGCAGGGCAAAGGCATTGATGGAGGAATCTTCAATCAGATAAAAATCAAAGCTGAAGTCCTTGTCAGTAACCGCTTGGGTGAGTGGGTCGGTAATTGCGGTAAGCTCTTTGGGGAGCTCCAGAAAATGTTTATCCGCAGTAACGAGTGCGAATAATTTTTTACCGATCTTGGCTTCATACTGGGGCGGAACGCTGTTTGCGGCGACCCTGGCTATGAGGTGCAGGCCGAAATATGCTCCAATCGCGCACATCGCGATGCAGAAAAGGAAAGCCACCACCGAGGTTATGCTGAACAGTCTTTTCTTTTTAAGCGCTTTGGTTGCTTCGGCGCAGGCTGCTGTCTTAACCAGAAAGGGATTTTCCAGAATCTTTTGATCATCCGAGTACAGGGTCCAATCAGGATGGTCGGGATGTCGGAAATAGATCAAACGGTTGCCTGCACCGCCCAGGCTGATCTCCAGGCCCTGCAAGGGCAGGGTGACAGAGGTTTCCGTTTCCCCGGTACGGAAGGTAAGGGCCTCGGTATCAATGACAATGAAGCCGCTTTTCCGGCCCCGCTCAAAGCTGCTGTGCAGTGCGTGTGCTTGGTAATTCATTGATTTGTAGTGACCCGAGAAGCGGTTCTGAACAGTCTGAACCGTCAAGGTCTAACACTTCTTAACGTGATATATCAGGATGAATAATTCTGTTTTCTATACCATGATGATTTTTAGAAGTAAATAACGAGGCGATTACTGGCACGGGAGAATTCTAAAGAGGGGCATTGTGCAGATCCGCAGAGATGACCAAGTTCGCAAGTTGCCTTCTGCTTTGGAACCGGTTAAACTAAGGGGGAATTTTAGGGTACTGTGATCAAATAAAATAGTGCAGAACTTCTTGGGAGCAACACAATGACTCTTCCACAAGCAGCAATCGAAGCAACATACAGCTACGCGGAGTATCTGCACTGGAATGATCAGGAGCGCTGGGAGCTGATTAACGGGGACATCTGGGACATGTCGCCTGCGCCCTCAAGACTGCACCAGGAAATCTCCATCCGGCTTAGCTCCGTACTGTATCAGCATTTCAAACAAAAGGACTGCGCTGTTTACGCTGCCCCTTTTGATGTTCGCCTCCCGGAGCAGGAGGACGCAGAGGATGAGGCTGTCACCACTGTTGTTCAGCCGGATATTTCCGTCATCTGTGATCAAAACAAACTGGATGAACGCGGTTGCATCGGCGCGCCTGACCTTATCGTTGAAATCCTTTTTCCCGCCACGGCAGCCAAAGACCTGAAGGTAAAAAGGGACCTCTACGAACAGCACGGGGTCAAGGAGTACTGGCTTTTTCATCCTACAGACCATACCGTTATGGTTTATCGTTTAGGTGCAGATAACCAGTACGGCAAGGCGGAGATTTTCACAAAGGATGATCTGCTCCGTTCCAGGTTGTGTGCAGAGTTGGAGATAGAG is drawn from Candidatus Electrothrix aestuarii and contains these coding sequences:
- a CDS encoding TIGR00266 family protein yields the protein MDIKIHYRPGCSAALVTLQPGEVLTAEGGAMITMSGDVDITTTTHKKESGGIVKALKRMVSGESFFLNHFTAGEKKGKVFLGTALPGDMMAYELDNERLIVQSGSYVASSEGVEIDLGWQGFKSMFSGEGMFWLNISGKGKVLINSFGAIYPVKVKGEYIVDTGHIVAFNETLDFTLTKAGKSWASSFLGGEGLVCKFKGNGTVWCQSHNPSSFGHALGPSLKPR
- a CDS encoding TIGR00266 family protein, with product MKTKFAGQPVFTYGHVDLEPGESIIAESDAMASMDADLDMKAGLNGNIFSALCKKFLGGESLFVNTFTNNTKGVKRVTLTQATPGDIRTLELNGESYCLQPGAYICSTPGIKLGVKWAGFASLIAREGLFKLQVSGTGTVWFGAYGGLLERQIDGEYIVDTSHLVGYEPQMQLKIQMAGGIFSSLFSGEGLVTRVTGTGKIVIQTRSISGLASWLNRSF
- a CDS encoding M48 family metallopeptidase, which produces MNYQAHALHSSFERGRKSGFIVIDTEALTFRTGETETSVTLPLQGLEISLGGAGNRLIYFRHPDHPDWTLYSDDQKILENPFLVKTAACAEATKALKKKRLFSITSVVAFLFCIAMCAIGAYFGLHLIARVAANSVPPQYEAKIGKKLFALVTADKHFLELPKELTAITDPLTQAVTDKDFSFDFYLIEDSSINAFALPGGRVVIHSGLLLNATSAEEVAGVLAHEISHVTQRHHIRGLVNRTGTVLLVQAIFGDASALLATLSELGGDLSSLKNSRAFELEADHSGWELLKRAKINPHGMISFFQTLKKEQNVLQKTIEENLSFLSTHPETEERIQVLNALWQKEGKTLQGHTLQIDYKQVKQEVEAAVRKAHRPEQDSGSNGGPNP
- a CDS encoding Uma2 family endonuclease; translation: MTLPQAAIEATYSYAEYLHWNDQERWELINGDIWDMSPAPSRLHQEISIRLSSVLYQHFKQKDCAVYAAPFDVRLPEQEDAEDEAVTTVVQPDISVICDQNKLDERGCIGAPDLIVEILFPATAAKDLKVKRDLYEQHGVKEYWLFHPTDHTVMVYRLGADNQYGKAEIFTKDDLLRSRLCAELEIELAAIFPKA